The sequence GCTCCGGTGCGCCAATGATCTCCAACCCGTCGCGCAGACCGGCGGTCTGGGCGCTGACCGCGGCGGCCGTGAACGTTGATCCGATTGCAGCGGCCAAGCCGCCAATCATCCTGCGAGGTGCCATGCATTTTGTCCTGTTCTGTCCCGGTTGCCGCCTCTCCCGCCCCAGTCCCTTGAGGCTCCTCCGTTTCGGCATACCATTGCGTTCCGAGCTATCACGACCATATCCCTTAGGTTGTATCAACACATTGGTCAAAAATGTCTCACCCTGCAAGAATTTGACATAGATCATTTTTGACACCCCACCGGAGCCTCAGATGCCGCAAAATCCCCCGTCTTTCCGTCCTTTCGAGACCCAAATCGACGAAAATGTCGCTCTCTCGATCCTCCGTGCAGTCACGGATGGGGCCGATGATGGTGAACTTTTTCTGGAACGCAGGCGGTCCGAGGTTCTGGTGTTCGACGATGGGCGCGTCCGAAATGCCAGCTACGACGCCGGCGAGGGATTCGGCCTCCGCGCGGTCAAGGGCGAGGTGGCCGGCTACGCCCATTCCACCGAGATTTCCGAGGCCGCGTTGCGCCGTGCCGCCGAAACCGCGCGCCTTGCCGTGGGCGATGGCGGCGGCACCTTGGCCGAGGCGCCCCAGGGCACCAATGCGCGGCTCTATACCGATGCCGACCCGATGGCGGGGGCGGAATTCGGGGTGAAACTGGATACTTTGCGCGGGATCGACGCCTTCGCCCGCGATCTCGATCCGCGCGTCGTCCAGGTGTCGGCCAGCCTTGCCGCCTCGTTGCAAGAGGTCGAGATCCTGCGCCCCGAGGGGCTGCGGGTGGCCGATGTGCGCCCGATGGTCCGGCTGAATGTCTCGATCATCGTCGAAGAAAACGGCCGCCGCGAATCGGGCAGTGCCGGCGGGGGCGGGCGAATCGGGCTCACGGGCCTGTTGAGCCGCGACCGTTGGGAAGGTGTCGCGCGCGAGGCGCTGCGCATCGCGCTCGTCAATCTCCGCGCCGAGCCCGCCCCGGCCGGCATCATGGATGTGGTCCTCGGCCCCGGCTGGCCCGGCATCCTGCTGCACGAAGCCGTGGGCCACGGGCTGGAGGGCGACTTCAACCGCAAGAAGCAATCGGCCTTTGCCGGCTTGATGGGACAACGCGTCGCCGCGCCCGGCGTCACCGTGCTGGACGACGGCACGATCCCGGATCGCCGCGGCTCGATCACCGTGGATGACGAGGGTACGCCGGCCCACAAGACAACGCTGATCGAGGATGGCATCCTTGTCGGCTACATGCAGGACCGGCAATCGGCCCGCCTGATGGAGGCCGAGGCCACCGGCAACGGGCGCCGCGAAAGCTATGCCCATGCCCCGATGACGCGGATGACGAACACCTACATGCTGGGCGGCGAGGCCGATCCCGGCGATATCGTGGCCGACCTCAAGGACGGCATCTACGCCGTGGGGTTCGGCGGCGGCCAGGTCGACATCACCAACGGCAAATTCGTGTTCTCCTGCACCGAGGCCTACCGCGTGCGCGATGGCAAGATCGGCGCGCCGGTTAAGGGTGCGACCCTTATCGGCGACGGCGCGACGGCGCTGCAGAACATACGCGCCATCGGCAACGACATGGCGCTGGATCCCGGCATGGGCAATTGCGGCAAGGCGGGCCAATGGGTGCCCGTGGGCGTGGGCCAACCCACCTTGATGATCGGGGGGCTGACCGTTGGCGGATCGGCCACGGCCCGTCCGTAGCGCAAGTGTGCCGACGCCATGACGCCGCCGCCCGGCACACCGCCCCCGCACTGGAGCGACCCCTTGCGATCGGACCCCGCCCTCAGGGCCGGTCTCGGCCTCAGGACACATGTGCTGGCCATCCTGATCGCGCTTGTCGCAACCGCCCTCGCGGGTCTGGCCGTCTGGATCGTCGGCGTGGCGATTTCAGCGGTGTCGCAGGCGACCGGCGGCGCGATCGCCGCGGCGGGCATGGTTCTGACTTTTTCGGTCATGTTCAGTTGGGCCGGTCACCTGCCCGGCGCGCTGATTCTGCATGCGCTCTTGGCGCGCGGATGGGGCGGATGGCTGCCGGCCATGGCCGGCGGTCTTGCCATCGGCGCCGTGTTGCTCGGCCCGTTCGAAAGCCTCTTCGCGGTGCTATGCGGCCCCTTGCTGGCCCTGTTTCACCTGGCCGGGCTGCGCTGGATGGCGCGCCTGCAGAGCGGGCCGTCGGGCAGGTAACGTTCCGTTAACCCTCCCATCCTAGCCTCAGGGCATGACAGCCTGGACTGATTCCGCATTCCACGAGGCCGCCCTGGCCTTTGTCCCGCCTCCGGCCAGCGACGCCGGTGACCGGCTGGCCCGGCTGCGCCTGATCCGTTCGCGCCGGGTGGGCCCCGCAACCTACCTTCGCCTGATGGCGGAACATGGCGGGGCGACAGCCGCCCTTGCGGCCTTGCCCGAGGTGGCCCGCGCCGCCGGGGTCGAGGATTACGCGCCCTGCCCCGAACCCGTCGCCCTGGCCGAGATGCGCGCTGCCGAACGCCAGGGCGCGCGCATGCTCTGCCTCGGCGATCGCGACTACCCTGCAGCCCTGGCCGAGGCCGCGGATGCCCCGCCCATCCTCTGGGCCCTTGGCGACCTGTCGCTGGCACAGCGCCCAATGCTGGCCATGGTGGGTACCCGCAATGCCTCGGCCCTCGGGGCGCGCATGGCACGCCGACTGTCCGCCGATCGTGGGGGCGGCCGGTTTCACCATCGTCTCCGGCCTTGCCCGCGGCATCGATGCCCTGGCCCATCACGCCAGCCTCGGCACCGGCACCATCGCCGTGCAGGCCGGCGGGCTTGATGCCCTCTACCCGCCCGAAAACGCGGACCTGGCCCATGACATCGCACGCCAGGGGCTCCGCCTGTCGGAAATGCCCTTCGGCCTCAGCCCGCAGGCCCGGCATTTCCCGCGCCGCAACCGGATCGTCTCGGGCCTGTCGCGCGCCGTGATCGTGGTCGAGGCCGCGGCGCGCTCGGGGTCGTTGATCACCGCGCGCTATGCGCTCGACCAGGGGCGCGAGGTCATGGCCGTGCCGGGGCATCCGCTCGACACACGGGCCTCGGGCACGAATATCCTGATCCGCGATGGCGCCCTTCTGGTCCGCTCTGCCGAGGATGTGATCGAGGCTTTGGGGCAGCCCGCCCCTGCATCCGATGTCGAGCGTGCCGCGCCAACCGCGACACAGATGGCCGCCCGCCAGCAGGCCCGACGCGCAGCCCAGGGCGAAACCCGCCCCGATCCGGCGGTGGCGTCCGGCGGGGTCGAGGCGCTGATCCTCGACCGGCTGGGCCCCTCGCCCCTGGCCGAGGATCACCTGATCCGCGATCTGGGCCGCCCCCCGCGCGAAGTGGCGCAGGCCCTCGCCATCCTCGAAATGGCCGGCCGCATCACCCGCGCCGCCGGTGGCATGGTCAGCCGCACCCCTTGAGCCGCGCGAAAGCGTCAAAGCATCGCCCGGCAGGTGCGGCACCCCGGATGCCGCATTGACAACCGCCCCCCAGGCCCCACATGTTCCGCCGCCAAGCAGCCATCCCGTCCGAGGGAGGCTGCTGCGTTGTTCGCGATCCCATGCCAAAGGTACGCCCTCCATGCCCGTCGTCGTTGTCGAATCCCCGGCCAAGGCCAAGACAATCAACAAATATCTCGGCGACGACTACACGGTTCTGGCCTCCTACGGGCATGTCCGCGACCTGCCGTCCAAGGATGGCTCGGTCGACCCCGACCAAGGCTTCGCGATGGAGTGGGAGGTCGCCAGCGACAGCAAGAAACACCTCAAGGCCATCGCAGACGCGCTGAAAGACGACCCCGACCTGATCCTTGCCACCGACCCCGACCGCGAGGGCGAGGCGATCAGCTGGCACCTGCAGGAGGCCCTTCAAAAGCGCCGCGCGCTGAAAAAGGACAGCAAGGTGCGCCGCGTCACCTTCAACGCCATCACCAAGGATGCCGTCACCCGCGCCATGGCCGAGCCGCGCGATGTCGACATGGAACTGGTCGAGGCCTATCTCGCCCGCCGCGCACTGGATTACCTGGTGGGGTTCACCCTGTCGCCCGTGCTGTGGCGAAAGCTGCCCGGCGCGAAATCCGCGGGCCGGGTGCAGTCGGTCTGCCTGCGCCTCGTGGTCGAGCGCGAGATGGAGATCGAGGCGTTTCGCCCCCGCGAATACTGGTCGGTCAAGGCCATCCTCGACACGCCCCGCGGCCAAACCCTTGAGGCGCGCCTCGTCAGCCTCGGCGGCAAGAAGCTCGACCGCTATGACCTGCCCAACCAGGCCGAGGCCGGGCTGGCCGTGCAGGCCGTCGCCTCGCGTGCCCTGTCGGTCGCGGGCGTCGAAGCCAAGCCGACCTCGCGCAATCCCGCGCCGCCCTTCATGACCTCGACCCTGCAGCAAGAGGCCAGCCGCAAATACGGCTTCGGCGCGAAACAGACCATGGCCGCCGCACAGCGCCTCTACGAGGCGGGGCACATCACATACATGCGGACCGACGGCATCGACATGGCGCCCGAGGCCGTGCAGGCCGCGCGCGCCGCAATCACCGATCGCTTCGGCGCCGACTACACCCCTGGAAAGCCGCGCATCTACAAGAACAAGGCCAAGAACGCGCAGGAAGCCCACGAATGCATCCGCCCGACCGATATGTCGAAATCGGCCGAGGATATCCGCCTGTCCGAGGAAGATCAGCGCAAGCTCTATGACCTGATCTGGAAGCGCACCATCGCCAGCCAGATGGAAGCCGCCCGGATGGAGCGCACAACCGTGACCATCGCCAGCGACGACGCCCAGGTCGAGTTGCGCGCCACGGGTCAGGTCGTGCTCTTCGACGGGTTCCTCAAGGTCTACGAGGAAGGCCGCGACGATGCCGCCGAGGACGAGGACGGCAAGCGCCTGCCGCAGATCGCCGAGGGCGAGACGCTGAAACCCGCCAAGGGCGCGCTGGCCACCGATTTCGCCAAGGCCGCCGGCGAGGGCGACGCGGTGATCGAGGATGACAGCGCGCAGGGTGCCATGAAACGCGCCGACGCGGCGCTTCTGTCGCAGGACGGGGCCGTTATGGGCCAGCAGCATTTCACCCAGCCGCCCCCCCGCTACACCGAGGCCAGCCTCGTCAAGCGCATGGAGGAGCTGGGTATCGGGCGTCCCTCGACCTATGCCTCGATCCTCGACACGATTCAGGCGCGCGGCTACGTGACCAAGGACAAGGGCCGCCTTATCCCCGAGGACAAGGGTCGCCTGGTGATCGCCTTCCTCGTCAACTATTTCCGCCGCTACCTGGAATACGACTATACCGCCAAGCTCGAAACCGAGCTCGACGAGGTCAGCGCGGGCGAACAGCATTACCAGGACGTGCTGGACCGCTTCTGGCGCGATTTCTCGGCCGCCGTGGCCGAAACCTCGGAACTGCGCATCACCGACGTTCTGGAAAAGATCAACGAGGTGCTGGAGCCGCACCTGTTCCCGCCGAAACCCGACGGGTCCGACCCACGCCTTTGCCCCAAATGCGGGGCGGGCCGGCTGTCGATGCGCACTGCGCGCTCGGGCGGGGCGTTCATCGGCTGCTCGAACTACCCCGAATGCCGCTACACCCGCCCCTTCGGCCCGCCCAGCGACGAGGCCGAGGACGGCACCGCCGATCTGGATGACAAGATGCTGGGCGTCGATCCCGACAGCTCGGAACCTGTCTATCTGCGCAATGGGCGGTTCGGCTGGTATGTCCAGCTGGGCGAGGTGACGGAGGAAAAAAAGAAACCGCCGCGCGCCTCGTTGCCCAAGATGTGGGCGCCCGAGGTGATGGATATCGAAAAAGCCCTGCGCCTGCTGCACCTGCCCCGGATCGTGGGCCAGCACCCCGATGACGGCGAGCCGATCGAAGCGAATTTCGGCCGCTACGGCCCTTACGTGAAGCACGGGCGCATCTACGCCAACCTTCCCGACGAGGAGGAGGTATTCACCGTCGGCATGAACCGCGCCGTGGAACTGATCGCCGAGAAAGCCGCCAAGCGCGGCGGGCGCGGGGCCACCGCCGCCCCCCTGAAAGAGTTGGGCGACCACCCGACCGAGGGCGGGCCGGTCAACGTGATGAACGGGCGCTACGGGCCTTACGTGAAATGGGAAAAGGTCAATGCGACCCTGCCCAAGGATCTCGACCCGCAGGACATCACGATGGAACGCGCCGTCGAACTGATCGCCGAGAAACAGGCCAAGGGCGGCAAGAAGAAAAAGACCACGACCCGCGCCAGGAAAAAGGCCTGAGCACCGCGCGCTAGAGGCGGTTGAACATCGCGGTCCAGCTTTGCAGCACAGGGGCCAGCCATGGCACCGGCTGGCCCGGTGCCTGGGGTTCGCCCTGCGCGATCAGCCCGTCGGCCAGTCGTTCCAGCCGCGCGGCGAATCCCGGGTCCAGCGCGACCAGCAGGTTTTCGGTGTCATGGTAATAGGTGCGGCGATTGAAATTGACGCTGCCGGTGACTGACAGCCGGTGGTCGATCACCAGCATCTTCACATGCATCAGCTGTGCCGACCCCTGATAGGCATAGAATTCGAACCGGCCGGCGTGCCGGGCCACCGAGGCCCCTGTCAGCGCGGTCACGAACCGCTCGCTGATCTCGGGCGAGGTCAGCATCACGACGACGCGCACCCGCACGCCGCGCGCCGCGGCACGGACCAGCGCAGCCTCGATCGACGGCGGCGGATAGAAGAACTCCGAGAAAATCAGGATGTCGTCGCGCGCGGCGTCGATCATGTTGACATAGGCCCGCTCGAGCGCACCGCCATCGGCCCAGGGGCGCGAAATGAAATGGCGCATCATCGGCTCGCCCACGTGTGGCGGGCGCGGTGGGGCCACCGTGGCAGGCGCCATTTCCGCCAGCGTTCGGGCGTCGCGGTGCCAGAACGCGAGGGTCTGTGCCGCAATGCTCTGCACCATCGCGGGGTCGCGCAATTCCACGTCGAGATCCTCGAAAATGACGAAGAAATGTTCCCGAAACCAGTTGAGATCCGTGTAATCCTGCAGGTCGGGCCAGGCCGACAGATCAAAGGGTTCATTGTAGAAATAGCCATCGTGCAGATTGCGCCCACCGATGATGGCCCGCGACGCCGCCGGATCCGCCCCGAGCGTCAGGAACACCTTCGCATGATGTACCCGGTGGAGCGTTTCGGTCGTGTCGCCCAGCCGCGGGGCCGGCCATGTGAAATACTGCACCTGCACGCGCGGAAACCGCGCCGCCAAGCGGTCCAGAAACGCGCGGTCGAGCCCGCGCGACAGCGCCTCGTTCACGGCAATGCGGATCTCGGCCCCCTGCCGCGCATGATGCTCCAGCGCCCGCCCGATCAGGCTGCCTTGCACATCGGCCCGCAGGAACAGCGACGAAATCGCGATCAGGTCGAGATCGGGCGCGCGAGAGAAATCCAGCGCCATGTCGGGATTGCCCTGCAACAGGGCCGCCCGCGGCACCGTGTATCCCAGCAAGGCCGCCAGTCGCGCCTGCAACGCCTCGATCCCGTCCAGCAACAGCCGCGTTTCGCCCGCGGGCAAGACGCAACTGCCGACCATGCCATGATCGGCCTGCAGCAGCGCGGCCAGCGGGTCGCCCGCGGCGACCGGACCTGCCGGGCAGTCATCGGCCCGCAGGGCCAGACGCGAAAGCTGCGGGGCGACCTCGGTTTCCGGGCTCAGATGAATGGGCGCGGCATGGCCCACCTGCACGGTGCACGCGCCCGTTTCGGGGCGCCAATGCAGGGCCGCGGGCGCATCCGCCGTGACCAGCGCCGCGCGGGCCCGGTTGGCCGACAGCGGCACCTGCCGGTCGCCGGCGATGAACATGCCCCGCCCCTCGCATTGCAGGCGCACAAGGCGTGGCCCGGACCATTGCGGCACGAAGTCCAGCCGCACCTCGCGCGCGCCGGGATCGGGCAGGGCAAAGCGCGCATCGGCCAAAGCCGGCCCGTCGGTCGTCAGCGGCAGCGCGGCTTCGGCCAGACGTCCGACAGACGGTGCGGTCCCCGACATGCCGCAGCCGGCCAACACAAAGACGATGCTCCCCCAAAAGGCGGCTCGAATCCCCCGCACGGCCCACTCCGACGATGACGTTTTCCGGTGGGGGCAGACTAGCGGCCCCCATCGCCCCTGAGCAAGCCACCGGGCCCTGCGGCCCTTGACCTCATGGGGGCCTGCTCCGACATGAGCCTGAACACCGCGCCTCAGGACAGCACACCATGCCCAACGATCACGACACGTCCCCCCTTCGCCCGCGCCCCGAGGCCCTGGCGTTCCTGCGCACGCGCCGGTCGCGACCGCCGCGGATGCTGGGAACCGAAACGCCCGATCGCGACAAGCTGCGCGCCATGCTGAGCGCGGCGTCCCGCGTGCCCGACCATGGCAAGCTCGAGCCATGGCGCTTTGTCGTTCTGGGGCCCAAGGCCTGCACCCGGCTTGCTGCGCTGACCGAAAGCCTCGGCGCCGCGCGCGGCCTTGGTCCGGAAAAACTGGCCAAGGACATCAGCGGGTTCAACGAGGCCCGCCTGATCGTGGCGGTCGTCTACAGCCCCAGACCGACCGACCGCATTCCCCGCGACGAACAGTTGATGTCCGCCGCCGCCGTCTGCCTGTCGCTGGTCAACGCAGCCCTCGCCTCGGGTTGGGGGGCGTGCTGGCTGACCGGCTGGCGCGCGACGGACCCGGCCTTCCTGACGCAGGGATTGGGCCTTTTCCCCGGTGAAATCGTGGCCGGTTTCATCCATATCGGGAATGAGTTGCGCGTGCCGCCCGACCGGCCGCGCCCTGATCTCGACGCAGTGACCAGTTGGATGGACGAATGATTTTCGACAGTTTTCTCAAGGCGCTCGGCCAGTTGACCGATCGCCGTTTCCTCGGCGTTCTGATGGCCGGGATCGGCCTGACCTTGGCCTTGCT comes from Roseibacterium elongatum DSM 19469 and encodes:
- the tldD gene encoding metalloprotease TldD, translated to MPQNPPSFRPFETQIDENVALSILRAVTDGADDGELFLERRRSEVLVFDDGRVRNASYDAGEGFGLRAVKGEVAGYAHSTEISEAALRRAAETARLAVGDGGGTLAEAPQGTNARLYTDADPMAGAEFGVKLDTLRGIDAFARDLDPRVVQVSASLAASLQEVEILRPEGLRVADVRPMVRLNVSIIVEENGRRESGSAGGGGRIGLTGLLSRDRWEGVAREALRIALVNLRAEPAPAGIMDVVLGPGWPGILLHEAVGHGLEGDFNRKKQSAFAGLMGQRVAAPGVTVLDDGTIPDRRGSITVDDEGTPAHKTTLIEDGILVGYMQDRQSARLMEAEATGNGRRESYAHAPMTRMTNTYMLGGEADPGDIVADLKDGIYAVGFGGGQVDITNGKFVFSCTEAYRVRDGKIGAPVKGATLIGDGATALQNIRAIGNDMALDPGMGNCGKAGQWVPVGVGQPTLMIGGLTVGGSATARP
- the topA gene encoding type I DNA topoisomerase, which encodes MPVVVVESPAKAKTINKYLGDDYTVLASYGHVRDLPSKDGSVDPDQGFAMEWEVASDSKKHLKAIADALKDDPDLILATDPDREGEAISWHLQEALQKRRALKKDSKVRRVTFNAITKDAVTRAMAEPRDVDMELVEAYLARRALDYLVGFTLSPVLWRKLPGAKSAGRVQSVCLRLVVEREMEIEAFRPREYWSVKAILDTPRGQTLEARLVSLGGKKLDRYDLPNQAEAGLAVQAVASRALSVAGVEAKPTSRNPAPPFMTSTLQQEASRKYGFGAKQTMAAAQRLYEAGHITYMRTDGIDMAPEAVQAARAAITDRFGADYTPGKPRIYKNKAKNAQEAHECIRPTDMSKSAEDIRLSEEDQRKLYDLIWKRTIASQMEAARMERTTVTIASDDAQVELRATGQVVLFDGFLKVYEEGRDDAAEDEDGKRLPQIAEGETLKPAKGALATDFAKAAGEGDAVIEDDSAQGAMKRADAALLSQDGAVMGQQHFTQPPPRYTEASLVKRMEELGIGRPSTYASILDTIQARGYVTKDKGRLIPEDKGRLVIAFLVNYFRRYLEYDYTAKLETELDEVSAGEQHYQDVLDRFWRDFSAAVAETSELRITDVLEKINEVLEPHLFPPKPDGSDPRLCPKCGAGRLSMRTARSGGAFIGCSNYPECRYTRPFGPPSDEAEDGTADLDDKMLGVDPDSSEPVYLRNGRFGWYVQLGEVTEEKKKPPRASLPKMWAPEVMDIEKALRLLHLPRIVGQHPDDGEPIEANFGRYGPYVKHGRIYANLPDEEEVFTVGMNRAVELIAEKAAKRGGRGATAAPLKELGDHPTEGGPVNVMNGRYGPYVKWEKVNATLPKDLDPQDITMERAVELIAEKQAKGGKKKKTTTRARKKA
- a CDS encoding phospholipase D-like domain-containing protein, with the protein product MSGTAPSVGRLAEAALPLTTDGPALADARFALPDPGAREVRLDFVPQWSGPRLVRLQCEGRGMFIAGDRQVPLSANRARAALVTADAPAALHWRPETGACTVQVGHAAPIHLSPETEVAPQLSRLALRADDCPAGPVAAGDPLAALLQADHGMVGSCVLPAGETRLLLDGIEALQARLAALLGYTVPRAALLQGNPDMALDFSRAPDLDLIAISSLFLRADVQGSLIGRALEHHARQGAEIRIAVNEALSRGLDRAFLDRLAARFPRVQVQYFTWPAPRLGDTTETLHRVHHAKVFLTLGADPAASRAIIGGRNLHDGYFYNEPFDLSAWPDLQDYTDLNWFREHFFVIFEDLDVELRDPAMVQSIAAQTLAFWHRDARTLAEMAPATVAPPRPPHVGEPMMRHFISRPWADGGALERAYVNMIDAARDDILIFSEFFYPPPSIEAALVRAAARGVRVRVVVMLTSPEISERFVTALTGASVARHAGRFEFYAYQGSAQLMHVKMLVIDHRLSVTGSVNFNRRTYYHDTENLLVALDPGFAARLERLADGLIAQGEPQAPGQPVPWLAPVLQSWTAMFNRL
- a CDS encoding nitroreductase family protein, with protein sequence MPNDHDTSPLRPRPEALAFLRTRRSRPPRMLGTETPDRDKLRAMLSAASRVPDHGKLEPWRFVVLGPKACTRLAALTESLGAARGLGPEKLAKDISGFNEARLIVAVVYSPRPTDRIPRDEQLMSAAAVCLSLVNAALASGWGACWLTGWRATDPAFLTQGLGLFPGEIVAGFIHIGNELRVPPDRPRPDLDAVTSWMDE